One Gelria sp. Kuro-4 DNA segment encodes these proteins:
- a CDS encoding UPF0236 family transposase-like protein produces the protein MKQPRRGESENRRRAVQKCRTYVQHNWDGIASYKNYREEIVGCSAEPHVSHVLSARMSSRPMAWSIGGAGRMAQLRVMEANGFSVREHYATLLSSRERGKLSCAPETIRAQRTLAAKYFDRLQAHLPALDGSRNSLTMVLKSLAFPA, from the coding sequence TTGAAGCAGCCGAGAAGGGGAGAGTCGGAAAACCGCCGACGGGCGGTACAAAAATGCCGAACCTACGTCCAACACAACTGGGACGGCATTGCCTCTTACAAGAACTACCGGGAAGAAATCGTGGGCTGCAGTGCAGAACCGCACGTGAGCCACGTTCTGTCTGCCCGTATGAGCTCGCGTCCCATGGCCTGGAGTATAGGTGGGGCAGGTCGCATGGCACAGCTACGTGTCATGGAGGCTAACGGCTTTTCTGTGCGGGAACATTACGCTACGCTTCTCAGCTCCAGAGAACGGGGTAAACTGTCTTGTGCACCTGAGACCATACGAGCCCAGAGAACTCTCGCTGCCAAGTATTTTGATCGTCTTCAGGCGCATTTGCCTGCTCTAGATGGTTCTCGCAACTCCCTGACCATGGTCTTAAAAAGCCTCGCGTTCCCCGCTTAA
- a CDS encoding IS1182 family transposase encodes MLKSKDGQQDFFDLHIFSRMIPEDHPLVQIKKNVDFSFVTGVVADLYDPVNGRPSYPPESLFRVLFLEVWAGLSDVQVCRELKYNVLYRWFCDFGWDDIVPDDTTLVVFRKRLGEEKFRELFERVVEEAKAKKCLRGHWTIIDGTKVIAHVAVKNTLSLVREGRKRVLRNLARVDAAKAEELQNLAAPLPDADYSSHTELLAAEIEQGKKFLAAVGDCTTDESVGRECALYAAVLNGEGVASFSDPEARWGFKKKDEPFLGYKVHAACDETGIVTAVEVTPGNEAELEPAKEMIAALEERELKASRLAADKGYDDSTFRTELVESNIKPYIPNRTKKDRLEEQGFKYNPKSKVLRCKAGKKAIGSTPHKNGGLTYYFSEKDCAACPYRNSCLSKTETRKRAYVKPEVLANRPRGIKIAMRIRRTIERIFGEAKTWHGMARARYRGRFRVAIQVFLTFICLNVKKMAQRIAAQLATA; translated from the coding sequence GTGCTCAAATCAAAAGACGGCCAGCAGGACTTTTTCGACCTCCACATCTTCTCCCGGATGATCCCCGAGGACCATCCTTTGGTACAAATAAAGAAGAATGTCGATTTTTCCTTTGTAACGGGAGTGGTCGCGGACTTATATGACCCGGTGAACGGGCGACCCAGCTATCCCCCGGAGTCCCTGTTCAGGGTACTCTTCTTGGAAGTTTGGGCGGGCCTTTCCGATGTACAGGTGTGCCGGGAGCTCAAGTACAACGTGCTCTACCGCTGGTTCTGCGACTTTGGCTGGGACGACATAGTTCCAGATGATACTACCTTGGTGGTCTTCCGCAAACGCTTGGGAGAAGAGAAGTTCCGTGAGCTTTTCGAGCGGGTCGTTGAAGAAGCGAAAGCTAAGAAGTGCCTTCGCGGCCACTGGACGATTATTGATGGGACCAAGGTGATAGCTCACGTTGCCGTCAAGAATACCCTGAGTTTGGTGCGGGAAGGCCGTAAGCGCGTACTTAGGAATCTGGCGCGCGTCGACGCTGCCAAGGCGGAAGAACTGCAAAATCTAGCTGCTCCGCTGCCTGATGCCGACTATTCCTCCCACACGGAGCTTCTCGCTGCCGAGATCGAGCAGGGCAAGAAATTCCTGGCAGCCGTAGGAGACTGTACTACTGATGAGTCTGTGGGGAGAGAGTGCGCTCTTTATGCCGCCGTTCTGAACGGTGAGGGTGTAGCCAGCTTCAGTGATCCGGAGGCTCGCTGGGGCTTTAAGAAGAAAGACGAACCGTTCTTGGGATACAAAGTTCATGCGGCTTGCGATGAGACGGGCATTGTCACCGCTGTGGAGGTTACTCCAGGCAACGAAGCGGAACTTGAACCCGCCAAGGAAATGATAGCGGCCTTGGAAGAAAGGGAGTTGAAGGCATCCCGACTGGCTGCTGACAAGGGTTACGATGATTCCACTTTTCGAACGGAGTTGGTTGAAAGCAATATCAAACCCTACATTCCTAATCGCACAAAGAAAGACAGGCTTGAGGAACAAGGCTTTAAGTACAACCCAAAATCAAAGGTTCTCCGTTGCAAAGCGGGCAAGAAGGCCATTGGCAGTACCCCTCACAAGAACGGTGGGCTGACCTATTACTTCTCGGAAAAGGACTGTGCCGCCTGTCCGTATCGTAACTCCTGCCTGAGTAAAACCGAAACCCGGAAAAGAGCCTACGTAAAACCGGAAGTCCTCGCTAACCGACCGCGAGGCATCAAAATTGCAATGCGCATCAGAAGAACAATCGAGAGAATATTCGGCGAGGCCAAAACCTGGCACGGCATGGCACGAGCCCGCTATCGGGGTCGTTTCCGCGTAGCTATCCAGGTCTTTCTGACTTTTATCTGCCTGAACGTCAAAAAGATGGCGCAAAGAATCGCGGCTCAGCTGGCTACGGCCTGA